The segment ATCCGCGGCGCCGACGCGCTTCTTGTGCAGCTGGAAATTCCCCTCGATGCCGTGGAGGCCACGCTGCGCATCGCGCACGAAGAGGGCGTCCCCGTCATCCTCAATCCCGCTCCCGCGCAGAAGCTGCCGGTGGAGTGGCTTACGCGCGTGCGCTTCCTCACCCCGAACCAGCACGAGCTGGCGATGGTGCTGGGCGCCTCCGCCGATACCGATTTCCGTGAACTGATGCGCCAGGCTCCCTGCCCGGTCGTCCTGACCCGTGGCGAAGATGGCGCATGGTTCACTGACAAGGACGAGGAGCCGCGCCACCAGCCCGGCTTCAAGGTCGACGCGGTGGATAGCACCGGCGCCGGTGATACGTTCAATGCCGCCCTCGCGGTGTACCTCGCCGAAGGGCTCGACGTCGCCGTGCGCAAGGCTTGCGCCACCGCCGCCATCGCCGTTTCCCGACTGGGTGCCCAGGGCGGCATGCCGCGCGCCGATGAGGTCGCGGCCTTCCTGGAGAGCCACCCATGAGACGTAGCGGCCTGCTGCATGCCGAACTCAACCGCATCATCGCCGCGATGGGCCACACCGATACGCTGGTGATTGGCGATGTCGGCCTGCCCGTGCCGCATGGCGTGCCGTGCATCGACCTCGCCGTGCTGCCGGGCACGCCGTCCTTCGCGGTGGTGTTCGAGGCGGTGTTCGCCCAGCTTGCGGTGGAACACGCGACGATCGCCAGCGAAGTCCACGCGCACAATCCGGCCATGGTCGCGCTGAAGGGCCGCCTGGACGACAACGGCGTACCCGTGGACGAACTCAGCCACGAGGACTTCAAGGCGGCCACCCGCCGCGCGGTGGCCGTGGTGCGCACGGGCGAAACCTCGCCTTACGCCAACATCATCCTGCATGCCGGCGTCACCTTCTGATGGGCACGCCGATCATCCGGATGAAGGGCATCCAGAAGGCCTTCGGCCCGGTGAAGGTGCTCGAAGGCGTGGGCTTCGAACTGTGCCCCGGCGAAGTGCATGCGCTGATGGGAGAGAACGGCGCGGGCAAGTCCACGCTGATGAAGATCCTCACCGGCATCTACGCGCCTGACGCGGGCAGCATCGAAGTGGACGGCAAGGCGGTATCGATCACCTCGCCCGCCGACGCCGAGAAGTACGGCATCGCGATCATCCATCAGGAACTCAACCTGATCCCGGCGCTGAGCATCGCCGACAACCTGTTCCTCGGTCGCGAGATGCATCACTTCGGCTTGCTCAACCGCAAGGCGATGGAGACCACCGCGAAGGAATGGCTGGTGCGCGTCGGCATGACGAAACTGGACCCGGCCACGCGCATCGAACGGCTCTCCGTGGGCCAGCAGCAGATGGTGGAAATCGCCCGCGCGCTCGGCCAGAAAGCCCGCGTGCTGATCATGGACGAGCCCACCGCGGCGCTCACCGAAAGCGAAACCACCACGCTGTTCAAGCTGATCCGCGAACTGCGCGAGCAGGGCACGGGCATCGTCTACGTGTCGCACCGCATGGAAGAGATCTTCGCCCTGTGCGACCGCATCTCCGTGCTGCGCGACGGCCACTTCGTCGGCACGCGCCCCGTCCCGGGCCTGGCGTTCGACGAGGTGGTGAAGATGATGGTCGGGCGCACGCTGGATGCGCGCTATCCGACTCGCACGCCGAATATCGGCGAGGTACGCCTCAAGGTCGAGCACGTCAGCGGCGGCATGGTGAAGGACGTCAACTTCGAACTGCACGCGGGCGAAGTGCTCGGCGTCGCCGGCCTGCTCGGCGCCGGCCGCACCGAGATGGCGCGCCTGCTGTTCGGCCTGGACAAGCTCGAAAGCGGCACCGTGACGCTCGACGGCAAGGTGGTGACACCGAAATCGCCCAGCGAAGCGATCCATGCCGGCTTTGGCTTCGTCACCGAAGACCGCAAGGCGCAGGGCCTGGTGCTCGACATGAGCCTGCGCGAAAACGTCAGCCTGCCGCGCGTTCCCGCGCATGCCGGCCTCGTCGATCGCGGCAGCGAAAAGAAACAGACCTCCGGCCTCATCGACGCGCTGAAGATCCGCACGCGCGACATGGAGCTGGATGTGCGCGCGCTGTCCGGCGGCAACCAGCAGAAAGTGGTGCTGGCCAAGTGGCTGGCCCTGAAGCCGCGCGTGCTCATCCTCGACGAGCCGACACGCGGCGTGGACGTGGGCGGCAAGGCCGAGATCTATCACATCATCAATCAACTCGCGGAGCAGGGCGTGGCCATCCTCATGATCTCGTCGGAATTGCCGGAGGTGCTCGCCATGAGCGATCGCATCCTCGTCATGCACGAAGGCCATGCGACGGCCCTGCTTGATGCGCACGGCGCCACCCAGGAAGCCGTGATGACCGCCGCGACCGGAGGCAAGTGACATGACGCTGCAAATGAACTGGAGCCGGGCCACCACGCTGCTCCAGCGGCTCGGATCGGTGATCGGCCTCGTGCTGCTCTTCATCGTGCTGTCGGTGATGAGCCCCGACTTCCTCACCACCGGCAACCTGCTGACGGTGCTGCGCCAGGTGTCGATCAACGCGCTGATCGCCTTCGGCATGACCTTCGTGATCCTCGCCGGCGGCATCGACCTGTCGGTGGGCGCGATCCTCGCCTTTACCGGCGCGATCACCGCCGGGCTGATGGCCGCGGGCCACGGCATGGTGCTGAGCATCGGCGCCGGCCTCGGCCTCGGCCTGATCCTCGGCATGATCAACGGCGTGCTGGTCTCGTGGGGCCGCGTCGCCCCGTTCATCGCCACTCTGGGCACGCTCACACTGCTTCGCGGACTCACGCTCTCGTACACGCAGGGCAGCCCGATCCCGGTGAGCAACCCCGGCTTCGCGCTGATCGGCGGTGGTTACGTGGCCAACCTGGTGCCGCTGCCGGTGATCTGGATGTTCATCGCCTTCGCGGTGTGCGGTTTCCTGCTGCGCGGCACGGTGTTCGGCCGCCACGTGGTGGCCATCGGCGGCAACGAAGAAGCCGCGCGCCTGTCCGGCGTACGCATCGCCCCGATGAAGCTGGCGATCTACGGCCTGTCCGGTCTTCTCTCCGCCTTCGCCGGCATCGTGCTTACCTCGCGCCTGTACTCGGCGCAGGCCACCGCCGGCGCGGGCTACGAGCTGGACGCCATCGCGGCCGTGGTGCTGGGCGGCACCAGCCTCGCCGGTGGTCGCGGCTGGCTCTTCGGCACGCTGATCGGCGCGCTGCTTATCGGCTTTTTGAACAACGGCCTCAACCTGCTCGGCGTAAGCTCGTTTTACCAGCAGGTCGTCAAGGGCATCGTCATCCTGATCGCCGTCCTGCTCGACAGGCGGCAGTGAAAACCACGAGGGAACACACCATGCGCAAACTCACCTTATTCGCTGCCGCTGCCGCAGCCACGCTTCTCGCCGCCTGCTCGCAGCAGGGCCCGGGCGAGTCGGCGCCGTCCGCCGCCGCCACCGCAGGCGGTGCCGCCGCGGGTGGCAAGCCGGTGATCGGCCTGGCGCTGTCCACGCAGAACAACCCGTTCTTCGTTGAACTGAAGGACGGCGCGCAGAAGGCCGCCGATACCGCGGGCGTGCAGCTGGTGGTGGTCGACGCGCAGGATGATCCGGCGCGCCAGATCTCCAGCGTCGAAGACCTGATCCAGAAGCGCGTCTCGGTGATCCTGCTGAACCCGACGGATTCCTCGGCGCTGGCCGGTGCCGTGCAGTCCGCGCAGCGCGCGAACATCCCGGTGATCACGCTGGACCGTGGCGTCGATGGTGCCGACGTCGCTTCGCACATCGCCTCGGACAACATCGCCGGCGGCAAGATGGCGGCGGATTTCCTCGCCAAGCAGCTCAACGGCAAGGGCAACATCATCGAGCTGCAGGGCGTGGCCGGTACCTCGGCAGCGCGCGAGCGCGGCAAGGGCTTCGACGACGAGATCGCCACCACCGGCATGAAGGTGGTTGCGCAGCAGCCGGCCAACTTCGACCGTGCACAGGGCCTCTCGGTCTCCGAGAACCTGCTCCAGGGCAACAGCGACGTCCAGGCGATCTTCGCCCAGAACGACGAGATGGCCCTCGGCGCGGTGCAGGCGCTGGCCGGCAAGAACAAGAAGGTGCTGGTCGTCGGCTTCGACGGCACGCCCGACGGCAAGAAGGCCGTGCAGGACGGTGGCATGGCCGCCACGGTGGCCCAGCAGCCGGAAGAGATCGGCCGCCTCGGCATCGAGACCGGCAAGAAGCTGATCGACAAGCAGCCGGTGGAGAAGTCCATCGCGGTGCCGCTCAAGCTGCTCACCAAGGAATAAAAAGAAGGGCCGCGAAAGCGGCCCTTTTTCATGATGCGGCCGTCGATGCGCTCGTCCGTTATTCCTGCGGTGCCGGTGCCACGACGTCACGCTGGCCGTTGATGCCCATGGCCGACACGATGCCCGCGTGCTCCATTGCTTCCACCAGGCGCGCCGCGCGGTTGTAGCCGATGCGGAACTGCCGCTGCACGAACGAGATGGACGCGCGCCGCGTGCGCAACACGAACGCCGCCGCCTCGTCGTACAGCGGATCCAGCTCGGCATCGATGCCGTCTTCGCCGGCGTCGCCATCGCTGGCTTCGCTCGGCGGGCCCTGCAGGATTTCGTCCTTGTAGTCGGGTTCGCCAAACTGCTTCAGCCACGCGACGATGCGATGCACCTCTTCGTCGGCCACGAACGCGCCGTGGATGCGTTGTGGATAACCCGTGCCCGGCGGCAGGAACAGCATATCGCCCTGGCCGAGCAGGCTTTCGGCGCCCATCTGGTCGAGGATGGTGCGCGAGTCGATCTTCGACGACACCTGGAAGGCGACGCGCGTGGGGATGTTCGCCTTGATCAGGCCGGTGATGACATCCACGGACGGACGCTGTGTCGCGAGGATAAGGTGGATGCCCGCCGCACGCGCCTTCTGCGCGAGGCGTGCAATCAACTCTTCGATCTTCTTGCCCGCGACCATCATCAGGTCGGCCAGCTCGTCGATGACGACGACGATCATCGGCAAGGTGTCGAGATGCTCGGGCACTTCCGGGTGCGCGGGGAACGGATTGAACAGCGGCTTGCCGATGGCGCGCGCTTCGCGAACCTTCTGGTTGTAACCGGCGAGGTTGCGCACGCGCAGGTCGGACATCACCTTGTAGCGGTTTTCCATCTCGGCCACGCACCAGTTCAGCGCGTTCGCCGCGAGCTTCATGTCCGTGACCACCGGCGCCAGCAGGTGCGGGATGCCTTCGTAGACGGAAAGCTCCAGCATCTTCGGGTCGATCATGATCATGCGCACGTCTTCGGGCGTCGCCTTGTAGAGCATCGACAGGATCATGGCGTTCACCGCCACCGACTTACCCGAGCCCGTCGTGCCGGCCACGAGCATGTGCGGCGCTTTCGCCAGGTCGGCCACCACCGGTTCGCCGGTGATGCCCTTGCCCATGGCCAGGGTCAGCAGCGAATCGGAGTCGCGGTATTCCGACGAATCCAGGATCTCGGAGAGCGCGATCATCTGGCGCTGCTCGTTCGGCAGCTCCAGGCCCATGCACATCTTGCCGGGGATGGTTTCGACGACGCGGATCGACGTGCGACCCAGTCCACGCGCGAGGTCCTTCATCAGCGCGACGATCTGGTTGCCGCGCACACCCGTCGCAGGCTCGATCTCGTAGCGGGTAATCACCGGGCCGGCCGACGCGCCGACGACCTGCACCGGTACCTTGAACTCGGCCAGGCGCTGCTCGATCAGTTCGCCGGTTTCCGCCAGCTCGTCTTCGGTGATCGCGAACGCGTTGGGCGAGGCGGCCGCCAGCAGGGTGAGCGGCGGCAGGCTGATGGCGCCGTGGTTCACGGTGCGCAACGGCTTCGGCACCGTGATGCTGGTGATCGTGGCCTGTTCGGTCGGCGAGGCATCGTTGGCGGCGATCGCGAAGCGCGACACGGGCTTCACCGGCGGCGGCGGGGCCACCGGCGGAACCACGTCCGGCACGGACTGCGTGACGACCGGCGCGATGGGCATCGACGGTATCGACGGTGTCGAGGGCGCGGGCGTCGGCGTCGGCGTCGGCGTCACGATGGCCGTAGCGGTGATGATGGGCGTGGTCGGAATGATCGGCGGTGCGACCGGGTGCGGCGCGATGGGCTGCTGCGCGACAGCCGGCGGCACGTCTGCGTGCGCCTGCGCCTGCATGGCGCGCGGCGCCAGCCACGGCTCGCTGATCACGGTATCCGGCTTGCTGCGATGGCGCGGCGGCACCGGCGTGGTGACCGACGGCCGCACGGGATCCGGACGCGCCGGTTCGCTGCGCGACAGGCTCGCCGTCGAGGTGGTCGCGGCCACCGCTTTCGCGACCGGCTTCACCACGGGCTTGGCGGCGCGACGACGTGTCGGCGTGCGATCCGCGCGACGCACGGCGGCCGACGGCTTGCGCCCGGTAGCGCGCGAGGTGCCACGGCGGAGCAGGCGACTCGTCCCTTCGATGGCGAGCGCGCCCATCGGTTCGAGGATGCCGTTGAGGCGGCTGATCGCCTGCGACCACGGGACGCCGACGTACCAGGGGAGGGCGATGACGATGAAGGCCAGCGATACCGCGGCGACGACGGGCGCGGCCGGCGCGGCGAGGGCGCCCAGCCAGCGGCACACGACACCGCCCACGGACGCGTCGTCCGTGAAGTGCGAAATGACCAGGCCTTCCAGCATGCTGCTCGCAAGCAGCACGAGGACGAAGCCCGCCCAGAAACGGATGGCACCGGGGCCAACCGTTGGCGGACGCCGCCGCCGGACAAGGGCAGCGGCGACACGCCAGAGCAGGGGAAGCAGCCAGAGAGTGGAGAGCCCGAAGGCGCCGAACACGAACGAGAGCATGCCTAACCGCAAAGATTCGAGCGAATGCCGTAGTTTACCGTGCATTCGTACGTGCGGTGGGTGAATGTTCGCCTAAGCCACTGTCCCGGCTACTCCCGGTGGATCAACGGCGGTAGCGCGGGGCCACTTCCTTGCGCGACAGATTCGGGCCCATCGCAAGGCGCGCACTGTTGTAGGCCTCGAACTGGGCTTCATCCTGCAGCGGCGGGATGGTGACGACTTCGCCACGGTCGTAGCCGAGCAGGGCGGCGTCCACGAGGTCGGCGGTCTCCATGACCATGCCCGGCAGCAGCGCGTCGACGTCCTTGCCGGAGTTTTCCCAGATTTCGCTGCGGGTCGCGCCCGGCAGCACGGCCTGCGCATGCACGCCCGTGCCCTTCAGCTTTTCCGCCAGGCTCAGGGTGATGTTGAGCACGTGCGCCTTGGTGCCGCTGTAGATGCCGTCGAACATCTCCGGGACGAAGGCCAGCACCGAGGCGATATTGATGATGCCGCCGTTGTTGCGGGCCACGAAGGCCTTGGCCGCCACGGCGGTGAGGATCGTCGGCGCGACGGTGTTGATCGCGAGGATCTTCTCAATCGCCGGCGAGCCGTTCTCGAGCAGGCTGCCCTCGAGAGAGATACCGGCGTTGTTCACCAGCAGGGTGATGGAGGGGTCCGAGGCGAGGCGTTCTTCCACCTTGGCCAGGTCCGAACGCAGGGTGAGGTCGGCCTGCAGCGTCTCGACCTTGCGACCGGTGCGCTCGGTGATCTTGCGGCCCAGGGCCTCCAGGCGATCAAGGCGGCGCGCGACCAGGATCAGGTCGTAGCCACGGTCGGCCAGCCGTTCGGCGTACACCTCGCCAATGCCCGACGAGGCGCCCGTAACGATGGCAAAACCTTTGGAATCAGTGCTCATGACGTGTCTCCGGATGGGTGGATTGCATATTGATAGTAACTAGGTTGCCATACGATAGTGACTGGACTATCATTTTGCAATGGACATCGAAAAACTTTCTTCCGGTACCTGCCCCATCTCCCGGGGCCTCGCACTCGTGGGCGATGCCTGGAGCGCGCTGATCCTGCGGGACGCCGGGCGGGGCATGACCCAGTTCGACCAGTTCCGGGCAAGCCTCGGCATCGCCCCGAACATCCTGTCGCGACGGCTGAAGGCCCTGACGGAGGGTGGTGTGCTGGAGAAGCGGCGCTACAGCGAGCGGCCGCCGAGGGACGAGTACATCCTCACCGCGGCCGGCCGGGACTTCTTGCCCATCCTCGCCGCCATGGGCGAATGGGGTCGCCACCACAACGGGGGTGGCGCGATCAGCCAGCTGACCAACCTGGCGACGGGCGAGCGAGTGGAAGCCGTGGTGGTCGACCGCCGCACGGGCGTGCCGCTGGCGGACATGGACGTACGGCTGGAGATGCCCGCCTAGCGTTCCACCGCGATGGTCCAGCGGCCGCGGCCGTGGTCCGTATAAATGAACTCGACGGGCAGGAACTTCTCGATCAGCGCGGCATTGCTGCGCGTATGCGCGGAAGGCGCCAGGGTGGTGAAGCTGCCACCACCGGCCAACGCCATCGGCAACAACAGCTGGTCGGCGAGGTAGCTATCCGCCACTACGTCGGCCGCCAGCCAGGCGCGTGCTTCCGCACAGGCGCGCTCGGCCACCGCTTCGGCCGTGACCCGCTTGATGCCGAAGCCAGTGAACACCGCAGATGCATGTTCGGTGCGGAAACGGATCGACAACGCATTGCCCGGGCCCATCGCCCGGCGCACCTCGCGTAGAGAGGCTTCACCGTCACCCAGGCCGAGCCGCGCCCGGGCAATCGCAAGCTCACGCTCGCCGATCTTCGCCGGGATGGCCGAGACAATCGCCTCGGCGTGCTGCTCGAGCACGGGGCCACGCTCGCCGAAATGCACCGGGGCCGGCTTGCCGCCCGCGCGCAACGCCATGCGGATCTCGCCGCCGCCCGCCGGATAGAAGCCGTGGCTGTCCAGGGCGAACGACGCGTCCAGGCCCATGCGCGCCATGGCCGGCAGGAACGCGTGGGCGATGAAGTCCGCCGAGGGCGCCTGCGGGTTATGCGTGCCGCCGACAATCGACAGACTCGCCTCCACGCCATGCATCCACAACGCGGGGAGGACGGTCTGCAACACCAGCGTGGTCGAACCCGCCGTGCCGATCGTCCAGCGATGGGCACCGCCGTGCACAGCGCGCGGGCTGAAGCGCAGCGTCGTGGATCCCGGCGTCGCGCCGTCCACGTCCGCATCGCCGACCTGCGCCGCGGCTTCCACCGCGGTGAGGTGCTGGCGTAGCAGGCCCGGGCGCTCGCGCTTGCCGCGGATGTTTTCCATGGCGAACGGCTCGCCACTGCACAGGCTCAGGGCCAGCGCGGTGCGCAGCAACTGGCCGCCACCGGCCTGGCCATCGATCTCGATCATGTCCCTCGTTCCTTTGCACTGGGCCCCGCCGTTCGGCGGGGCCGCTTCCTATCCCTTCACGCAGACCACCTGGCGTAGCGTGTGGACGATTTCGATCAGGTCTTCCTGGGCCTTCATCACCGCTTCGATCGGCTTGTAAGCCGCCGGCGATTCGTCGATGACGTCGCGATCCTTGCGGCATTCCACGTGCTCGGTCGCCTTGCGGTGATCGTCCAGCGTGATCTCCTTCCTCGCCTGGGTACGGCTCATCACGCGTCCCGCGCCATGGCTGCAGCTGTTGAAGCTTTCCTCGTTGCCGAGGCCGCGCACGATGAAGCTCTTCGCGCCCATGCTGCCCGGGATGATCCCCAGTTCGCCCTTGCGCGCGCTCACCGCACCCTTGCGGGTCAACAGCACCTCCTTGCCCAGGTGGGTCTCGCGACTCACGTAGTTGTGGTGGCAGTTGACCGCCTCGGCCCACGCTTCGAACGGCTTGCCGATGACCTTGCGCGCCGCCTCGATCACATGGCCCATCATGATCGCGCGGTTGGTGCGTGCATAGCGCTGCGCCCAGTCCACCGCGAACACGTAATTGCCGAAGTGCTCGCTGCCCTCCGGCAGGTAGGCAAGGTCCTGGTCGGGCAGGTTGATCATCCAGCGACGCATGTCCTGCTTGGCCAGCTCGATGAAGTGCGTGCCGATGGCGTTCCCCACGCCACGCGAGCCCGAGTGCAGCATGAACCAGACGCGATCGTCTTCGTCGAGGCAGACTTCGACGAAGTGGTTGCCCGTGCCGAGCGTGCCGAGGTGATGCAGGTTGTTGGTCCGCGCCAGCTTCGGGTACTTGTCGGTGATCAGGCGGAAATCGGCGAGCAACTCGCCCCAACCTTCCCTGGTGGCCTCGGGCGGCGTCTCCCACGCGCCCTTGTCGCGACGGCCCACGGTGCGTCCGTGCGGCACCGCCGCCTCGATCGCGTGGCGCAGGCCACGCAGGTTCTCGGGCAGGTCCGATGCGGTCAGCGTCGTGCGGGTCGCGATCATGCCGCAGCCGATGTCGACGCCGACCGCTGCCGGCACGATCGCGCCGACCGTCGGCACGACCGAGCCCACCGTGGCGCCCTTGCCGAGATGGACGTCGGGCATCACGGCCAGCCAGCCGTGCACGAACGGCAGCTTCGCGATGTTGACCAGCTGCTGGCGTGCCTCGTCTTCCAGCGGGACGCCGCGCGTCCACAGCTTGATCGGCGCCGCGCCGGGTTCGTTGATGACTTCGTATGCGGTGGTGGTCATGGGTCTGCTCCTGCGGACTCGGATGGTAGTTGCGGTGGCCTCGCCATGTGATCCGCCTGCCCTCCCGGTGGGCCCATTCCCACCGGGAGTAGAAAGACGGTTATCGCTGGCCTCGATGACAGGGTTAGAGCAGGAGCCATGCCAACAACCGCCTGAAAATCCTAACTACATGTATTTGCATGGAATGTTGTCGTAACGGTGTTTCACGCGCGCTGAGTCACTTCTTCCATTACGATATGTAGATATCGTTATGTAGATG is part of the Luteibacter pinisoli genome and harbors:
- the rbsB gene encoding ribose ABC transporter substrate-binding protein RbsB; its protein translation is MRKLTLFAAAAAATLLAACSQQGPGESAPSAAATAGGAAAGGKPVIGLALSTQNNPFFVELKDGAQKAADTAGVQLVVVDAQDDPARQISSVEDLIQKRVSVILLNPTDSSALAGAVQSAQRANIPVITLDRGVDGADVASHIASDNIAGGKMAADFLAKQLNGKGNIIELQGVAGTSAARERGKGFDDEIATTGMKVVAQQPANFDRAQGLSVSENLLQGNSDVQAIFAQNDEMALGAVQALAGKNKKVLVVGFDGTPDGKKAVQDGGMAATVAQQPEEIGRLGIETGKKLIDKQPVEKSIAVPLKLLTKE
- a CDS encoding sugar ABC transporter ATP-binding protein, with product MGTPIIRMKGIQKAFGPVKVLEGVGFELCPGEVHALMGENGAGKSTLMKILTGIYAPDAGSIEVDGKAVSITSPADAEKYGIAIIHQELNLIPALSIADNLFLGREMHHFGLLNRKAMETTAKEWLVRVGMTKLDPATRIERLSVGQQQMVEIARALGQKARVLIMDEPTAALTESETTTLFKLIRELREQGTGIVYVSHRMEEIFALCDRISVLRDGHFVGTRPVPGLAFDEVVKMMVGRTLDARYPTRTPNIGEVRLKVEHVSGGMVKDVNFELHAGEVLGVAGLLGAGRTEMARLLFGLDKLESGTVTLDGKVVTPKSPSEAIHAGFGFVTEDRKAQGLVLDMSLRENVSLPRVPAHAGLVDRGSEKKQTSGLIDALKIRTRDMELDVRALSGGNQQKVVLAKWLALKPRVLILDEPTRGVDVGGKAEIYHIINQLAEQGVAILMISSELPEVLAMSDRILVMHEGHATALLDAHGATQEAVMTAATGGK
- a CDS encoding winged helix-turn-helix transcriptional regulator, with protein sequence MDIEKLSSGTCPISRGLALVGDAWSALILRDAGRGMTQFDQFRASLGIAPNILSRRLKALTEGGVLEKRRYSERPPRDEYILTAAGRDFLPILAAMGEWGRHHNGGGAISQLTNLATGERVEAVVVDRRTGVPLADMDVRLEMPA
- a CDS encoding ABC transporter permease subunit, whose amino-acid sequence is MTLQMNWSRATTLLQRLGSVIGLVLLFIVLSVMSPDFLTTGNLLTVLRQVSINALIAFGMTFVILAGGIDLSVGAILAFTGAITAGLMAAGHGMVLSIGAGLGLGLILGMINGVLVSWGRVAPFIATLGTLTLLRGLTLSYTQGSPIPVSNPGFALIGGGYVANLVPLPVIWMFIAFAVCGFLLRGTVFGRHVVAIGGNEEAARLSGVRIAPMKLAIYGLSGLLSAFAGIVLTSRLYSAQATAGAGYELDAIAAVVLGGTSLAGGRGWLFGTLIGALLIGFLNNGLNLLGVSSFYQQVVKGIVILIAVLLDRRQ
- a CDS encoding SDR family NAD(P)-dependent oxidoreductase, which produces MSTDSKGFAIVTGASSGIGEVYAERLADRGYDLILVARRLDRLEALGRKITERTGRKVETLQADLTLRSDLAKVEERLASDPSITLLVNNAGISLEGSLLENGSPAIEKILAINTVAPTILTAVAAKAFVARNNGGIINIASVLAFVPEMFDGIYSGTKAHVLNITLSLAEKLKGTGVHAQAVLPGATRSEIWENSGKDVDALLPGMVMETADLVDAALLGYDRGEVVTIPPLQDEAQFEAYNSARLAMGPNLSRKEVAPRYRR
- a CDS encoding RtcB family protein, producing MTTTAYEVINEPGAAPIKLWTRGVPLEDEARQQLVNIAKLPFVHGWLAVMPDVHLGKGATVGSVVPTVGAIVPAAVGVDIGCGMIATRTTLTASDLPENLRGLRHAIEAAVPHGRTVGRRDKGAWETPPEATREGWGELLADFRLITDKYPKLARTNNLHHLGTLGTGNHFVEVCLDEDDRVWFMLHSGSRGVGNAIGTHFIELAKQDMRRWMINLPDQDLAYLPEGSEHFGNYVFAVDWAQRYARTNRAIMMGHVIEAARKVIGKPFEAWAEAVNCHHNYVSRETHLGKEVLLTRKGAVSARKGELGIIPGSMGAKSFIVRGLGNEESFNSCSHGAGRVMSRTQARKEITLDDHRKATEHVECRKDRDVIDESPAAYKPIEAVMKAQEDLIEIVHTLRQVVCVKG
- the rtcA gene encoding RNA 3'-terminal phosphate cyclase gives rise to the protein MIEIDGQAGGGQLLRTALALSLCSGEPFAMENIRGKRERPGLLRQHLTAVEAAAQVGDADVDGATPGSTTLRFSPRAVHGGAHRWTIGTAGSTTLVLQTVLPALWMHGVEASLSIVGGTHNPQAPSADFIAHAFLPAMARMGLDASFALDSHGFYPAGGGEIRMALRAGGKPAPVHFGERGPVLEQHAEAIVSAIPAKIGERELAIARARLGLGDGEASLREVRRAMGPGNALSIRFRTEHASAVFTGFGIKRVTAEAVAERACAEARAWLAADVVADSYLADQLLLPMALAGGGSFTTLAPSAHTRSNAALIEKFLPVEFIYTDHGRGRWTIAVER
- the rbsD gene encoding D-ribose pyranase, encoding MRRSGLLHAELNRIIAAMGHTDTLVIGDVGLPVPHGVPCIDLAVLPGTPSFAVVFEAVFAQLAVEHATIASEVHAHNPAMVALKGRLDDNGVPVDELSHEDFKAATRRAVAVVRTGETSPYANIILHAGVTF
- the rbsK gene encoding ribokinase, encoding MTRIVVVGSINMDLVTLAPRFVGPGETITGDRFLTIPGGKGANQAVAAARLGAQVAMVGNIGDDAFGQSLYDGLKAEGIDVSHVTRIDGIGSGTASITVAGGENQIVVVPAANGRVTPAQVDAAREVIRGADALLVQLEIPLDAVEATLRIAHEEGVPVILNPAPAQKLPVEWLTRVRFLTPNQHELAMVLGASADTDFRELMRQAPCPVVLTRGEDGAWFTDKDEEPRHQPGFKVDAVDSTGAGDTFNAALAVYLAEGLDVAVRKACATAAIAVSRLGAQGGMPRADEVAAFLESHP